One genomic segment of Coffea arabica cultivar ET-39 chromosome 6e, Coffea Arabica ET-39 HiFi, whole genome shotgun sequence includes these proteins:
- the LOC113697155 gene encoding protein PLASTID MOVEMENT IMPAIRED 1-RELATED 1-like: MLSKVDARRKVGEDSGAGKLLNDIETISKALYLDKTRPRSLLSTVSSRSKSVGKIPLPEPKSKSNKDDKKDTVDKDKKSIWSWKGLRSLTNVRSRRFNCCFSLQVHSIEGLPVFFDDLSLLVHWKRRDGELMTRPVMVFQGVAEFEEQLTHSCLVYGSRSGPHHSAKYEAKYFLLYASVYGYPEQDLGKHRVDLTRLLPLTLEELEEEKSSGKWTTSFRLSGKAKGALLNVSFGYEVNGENKSKDVSELRSLRQQSMSNLKHLELNDGHELNPIRRTGSLPARSSTSEKSVEDIKDLHEVLPISNSDLSDSISVLYQKLDEEKLNVPFAPVKPEVNVFPDPVELVKPDTHSSSDACVDNDENEFEVTEVTITDQGAELPSNEQEKAIEDTGKPAHDCAGEGAQSNGAEVVPVEETHHHSSVGGQERELLTSDCKSRETDVSAKESLLKELESALSNVSDLGKEGLDSQDESECSTPGNHLELQSSHRELRKGKSLSLDDVAETVAIDFLDMLGVHSPVGLSSESEPESPRERLLRQFEKDTLASGCSLFNFGIDEDEPEVCYDAATESEWGMFCKNFDPYPMVHTSEEMPKIEGEATRNKTRASVLEDLETEALMREWGMNEKAFQHSPPNSSGGFGSPIDLPPEIPHQLPNLGEGLGPFVETKDGGFLRSMNPVLFSNAKSGGSLIMQVSSPVVMPAEMGSGVMDILQHLASVGIEKLSMQANKLMPLEDITGMTMQQIAWEAAPSLNGPESQDLLQQESGFGQSISGEHGNIKAKTSGPRVGKSEVNPVGNQMDMEYVSLEDLAPLAMDKIEALAVEGLRIQSGLSDQDAPLNINAQPIREFSAFEGKRGSSSGSLGLEGAGGLQLLDIKDNGGDVDGLMGLSLTLDEWMKLDSGEIDDGDNISEQTSKLLAAHHATGLDVFRGRSKADKRRGKGRNCGLLGNNFTVALMVQLRDPLRNYEPVGTPMLALIQVERVFLPPKPRIYCTVSLARDTSEEDDETLPVKKEDISEEPKEEKVLEEEQIPQFKITEVHVAGLKTEPGKKKLWGSNTQQQSGSRWLLANGMGKKNKHPLMKSKAGAKSSLPVPSQETTTVQPGETLWSISSRVHGTGAKWKELAALNPHIRNPNIIFPNETIRLR; encoded by the exons ATGTTATCCAAGGTGGATGCTAGAAGGAAAGTAGGTGAGGATTCGGGGGCGGGTAAGTTGTTAAATGATATTGAAACCATTAGTAAAGCCTTGTATTTGGATAAAACTCGGCCTAGAAGTTTGCTTTCCACTGTTAGTAGTCGATCTAAATCAGTTGGAAAAATCCCATTGCCTGAGCCAAAATCCAAGAGTAATAAGGATGATAAGAAGGATACAGTCGACAAGGATAAGAAGTCTATTTGGAGTTGGAAGGGTTTAAGGTCTTTAACTAACGTCCGAAGCCGTAGATTTAACTGTTGTTTTTCTCTTCAAGTACATTCAATTGAAGGGTTGCCGGTATTTTTTGATGACCTTAGTCTTCTTGTCCATTGGAAGAGGCGGGATGGCGAGTTGATGACTCGTCCTGTTATGGTTTTTCAAGGGGTAGCTGAGTTTGAGGAACAGTTGACACATTCGTGCTTGGTATATGGTAGTAGGAGTGGTCCTCATCACTCAGCTAAGTATGAGGCCAAATATTTCTTGTTGTATGCTTCGGTTTATGGCTATCCAGAGCAAGATTTAGGAAAGCATCGGGTTGATCTCACGAGGCTGCTTCCTCTGACACTGGAGGAGTTAGAGGAGGAGAAGAGCTCAGGGAAGTGGACAACTAGTTTTAGATTATCAGGTAAGGCTAAAGGCGCACTATTGAATGTCAGCTTTGGGTATGAAGTTAATGGGGAAAATAAGAGTAAGGATGTATCCGAGTTGCGGAGCTTAAGGCAGCAGAGCATGAGCAATTTGAAGCACTTGGAGCTAAATGATGGCCATGAGTTGAACCCGATACGTCGAACGGGTAGCCTTCCTGCAAGGTCTTCAACCTCAGAGAAATCTGTTGAAGATATAAAGGATCTTCATGAGGTTTTGCCCATATCAAATTCAGATTTATCAGATTCAATATCAGTTCTGTATCAGAAACTTGATGAAGAGAAATTAAATGTTCCATTTGCACCTGTTAAACCAGAAGTTAATGTTTTTCCTGATCCTGTTGAGCTTGTAAAGCCAGATACCCATTCCTCATCTGATGCCTGTGTGGATAATGATGAAAATGAGTTCGAAGTTACTGAAGTCACTATCACAGATCAAGGGGCAGAATTACCCTCTAATGAACAGGAGAAAGCAATAGAGGACACTGGGAAGCCTGCTCATGATTGTGCGGGAGAGGGTGCTCAAAGCAATGGTGCTGAGGTAGTGCCTGTGGAAGAAACCCACCATCATTCTTCAGTTGGGGGTCAGGAAAGAGAGCTTTTGACAAGTGACTGCAAATCTAGAGAGACTGATGTCTCAGCCAAAGAATCATTGTTGAAAGAATTGGAGTCAGCGTTGAGCAATGTCTCAGATTTAGGGAAAGAAGGATTAGATTCGCAAGACGAAAGTGAATGTTCAACTCCAGGGAATCACCTGGAGCTTCAATCTAGTCATAGAGAGCTTAGGAAGGGAAAGTCACTCAGTTTGGATGATGTTGCTGAAACTGTAGCTATTGATTTTCTGGATATGCTAGGTGTGCATAGTCCAGTTGGCTTGAGTTCTGAAAGTGAGCCTGAATCCCCAAGAGAGCGCCTGCTGAGGCAATTTGAGAAGGATACTCTAGCCAGTGGGTGTTCCTTATTTAATTTTGGTATCGATGAGGACGAACCAGAGGTCTGTTATGATGCTGCAACCGAGTCAGAGTGGGGTATGTTTTGCAAGAATTTTGATCCCTATCCGATGGTACATACTTCTGAAGAGATGCCTAAGATAGAAGGAGAGGCAACGAGAAATAAAACAAGAGCCTCTGTGTTAGAGGACTTGGAGACAGAAGCTCTAATGCGTGAGTGGGGCATGAATGAAAAAGCCTTTCAACATTCTCCACCTAATAGCTCTGGGGGGTTTGGAAGTCCAATTGATCTGCCTCCTGAAATTCCTCATCAGCTTCCTAACCTTGGGGAGGGCTTAGGCCCTTTTGTTGAGACTAAAGATGGAGGATTTTTGCGCTCAATGAATCCTGTGCTTTTCAGCAATGCTAAGAGTGGAGGAAGCTTGATTATGCAAGTGTCTAGTCCAGTGGTGATGCCTGCAGAAATGGGATCTGGTGTCATGGACATACTTCAGCATCTGGCCTCTGTTGGAATTGAAAAGCTCTCAATGCAGGCAAATAAACTGATGCCTTTGGAAGATATTACTGGAATGACAATGCAACAAATAGCATGGGAAGCTGCACCAAGTTTGAATGGACCTGAGAG TCAAGATTTGCTGCAGCAAGAATCTGGATTTGGACAAAGCATATCTGGTGAGCATGGAAATATCAAAGCAAAAACATCCGGACCAAGGGTTGGTAAGTCTGAGGTAAATCCTGTTGGCAACCAGATGGACATGGAGTATGTCTCCTTAGAAGATCTTGCTCCTTTGGCCATGGATAAAATCGAAGCCCTTGCAGTTGAAGGGTTGAGAATACAATCTGGCTTGTCAGATCAGGATGCTCCGTTAAACATCAATGCCCAACCGATACGTGAATTTTCGGCCTTTGAGGGGAAGAGGGGCAGTTCTAGTGGGTCCTTAGGTCTGGAGGGAGCTGGTGGGTTACAACTGTTGGACATTAAAGACAATGGTGGTGATGTTGATGGATTGATGGGCTTATCTCTAACTCTAGATGAATGGATGAAGCTGGACTCTGGTGAGATTGATGATGGGGATAATATCAGTGAGCAAACGTCTAAATTACTTGCAGCTCACCATGCCACAGGCTTGGACGTGTTTCGCGGAAGGTCAAAGGCGGACAAGAGAAGGGGAAAGGGTCGAAATTGTGGTTTGCTGGGGAACAATTTTACTGTTGCATTGATGGTGCAGCTACGTGATCCTTTAAGGAATTATGAGCCAGTTGGTACGCCTATGCTGGCACTCATCCAGGTGGAGAGAGTGTTTCTTCCACCAAAACCAAGAATATACTGCACAGTTTCCCTAGCAAGGGACACtagtgaagaagatgatgagaCTCTGCCTGTCAAAAAAGAGGACATCAGCGAGGAGCCTAAGGAAGAAAAAGTCCTTGAAGAGGAGCAAATTCCTCAGTTCAAAATCACTGAAGTACATGTTGCAGGTCTAAAGACTGAGCCTGGTAAAAAGAAGCTATGGGGCTCCAACACCCAACAGCAGTCTGGTTCTCGTTGGTTACTTGCCAATGGAATGGGGAAGAAGAATAAACATCCACTGATGAAGTCAAAGGCAGGTGCGAAATCGTCATTGCCAGTGCCTTCTCAGGAGACAACTACAGTGCAACCTGGCGAGACTTTGTGGAGCATCTCTTCTCGAGTTCATGGCACAGGGGCCAAATGGAAGGAACTGGCTGCACTTAATCCTCATATTCGTAATCCCAATATCATTTTTCCAAATGAAACCATCAGGCTGCGCTAG